The genomic stretch ttctttctttctttggttGTAAATTGCAATCAAACTTGTACTTCAAAAGTCGTGTGGTTGTGACAAAAAACTAATCGAGAATTACTATTACTTAATAGAAAGTgtatttgtttcttttttttttttttacccaATTAAATATCTACTTCTGGTAATTACACtaattttctctttttagttgcaaaaaaaaaacaaaagcaaGACCGTCTAAAAATGTGAGGGTATTAACGAATTTACCATTATCCTTTTCGTTgtaatatcaaatataataaaacaCATTACTCATTAGACCGATAGGCATTGAGATTGCTGCAGTTACGAGGAAAAGGGGATGCGTTTTCTatgaaagaaatttttgGCATGGTTATTGGTATTgtctaaaaaaaaaatttcaaacattttcaaaattttcacaATTTTTAGTTAAAATTTGACCATGAAACTATGAAAATTCTATTTTAACTCAACCTTTCCCCTATACATATCCCCCTTTTAACCAATAACCTTTAATCTTTGTCTTTTCTCttccccctttttttttatcattatttcGCTAATGTAGTAAATCCAATAAACCCTTACCTCTTGGTTGTaaatacaacaaaataataaacccAGAAAGCCAAAAAAAGCGATCAAGACAATTTTTGAAGTGCAAGAAGATCGCCTTAAAATATGTCTCTGTCGGTTAATTTTACTTTCCTTATTAGAACAAATTGTGGAACccattttaaaaaaaaaggaaaagcatatggtaaatcaaaataggttagtagtagtagtagtagccACGACAACATTTACTTTATTCCAACCAATGAAGATTGAAATATTACTTAACCGGCTGTAAATTTGTTCATAGTTTGTATTACCACACCACAGCCATGACAAATTGATCATAgtaacaaagaaaaatgcTCATAACAGTTTCACTTCATGGATTTACACCAAGAATGTTGCGTGTCTCAGGTATTGCCCAGTCATCTAACTATATCGTTGAGTTTTGTTCTACCAATCTCTCGGCTCGTCAGTTAGACTTGCCTCTATTAATTTCTTGTGGACAAAAAGACAACAGGCAGAACTCTATACAAACACATTTCTCAGAGGAGACTCCCTTGCATGATTAGGTGTAGGACTTGTCTCTCCTTTCGTCACCATTCTCATATTCTTAGGCATAGGGAAGTCTGTGGATGGACTTTCcaaatagttttttttgattttggtgaGGACTAACAAAATTCTCAGAACCATAACAGTAGCAAAACTAAATATGGTCATtaaattctctttttttgcatttacggtgattattatttaaaaaatcaagtTATTGCTGCCAAACCTATGGCAGTGTTAATCACCAATTCCATTCAGAGTGAAACAacacacaacaacaaacaaattctACGATATGATAGATATGTGTAAATGTATGTATATGTGTAGGTATGTAAGTAAGTATTGTAAAATGATGTATGTAAATATATGAAgacatttaaaaaaaaatgcaaaCGATGATAACGACAACGACAACGAGAAATGATAAATGGataaaacagaaaaaacaaagctAACAAGTAAATCAAGAATAGCAAGCGACcatcaaaataaattttttattttcatattcattttcaactttCATAAAGTGATAATTaacaaacaagaaaaggaaaacaTTGGTGGGAAGATAATACTAAGATACAAAAGTCTGTGATAataaaacaagaattgaaaacgGAAGtttattctctttttctatttGCAATGAGcaataagaataataaaaatccAGACTCTATAATGACGatatatgaaaaaaataaaggaattgataaaaaaaataatcagCAGATATTGCAAAGAACAAGTAGTCTATATCATCTCCTTCCCATTCCTCTTCCTTTTGTTAATTgtataaaaaaatcattaatttttttgaaaaaataaaatgcccattttaataaatagCTAGGCTGGAAGCAAGACAGAAAGTCAAAAGAAGCATCATATGCAAACTAGGACAACTAAACTCAGAACGTTAACCAGTTAAAATTCAGTAAAGTGtccatatatatatttcttctttatccTCCTGTGAAAATGCAGAACATGATATTGTGGAATAGTtagaatcaaataaaattgataacaTTCTAgcaattattaattttcttACTTCCTTCTCCCAACTATTTCATTCTAAAATATAGtttgatttattgttgaagatAGAAAAGTGTACCATAATTAGCACTCTTCGATCTTTTCAATGTATCATGATTTTTGAGTGTGTAACCAGCAATGGTTGATGTGCCAATCTCTAACTCATCAATGCATTCATAACTTCGTTTTTCCCCAGGTGATGTTGATTGGGAATCAGGTGTCATGGTACCAAAGGCAATACCAGGAGTAGACTCATTTTCCGAAAATATCTGATCAGGACTGAATCTATTAGGGCTAGTGCTATTGGATACAGGTGTCAATGGAATCATTGAGGTATTAATACTCATTGGCGGTCTTGGGTGATAatggtgttgttgttgttgatgtttgACAAAACTATTAGCCTTTGGTGTTGTTGGAACAGGATCCAATATACACTTCAAGGTGTTGGAAGCAGTAGTGACCAACTGTTTCATCAATACCGAATATTTACCATTCTCAGCAAAGTACTTAATCTTGAGACTGCTTGGAggattatcaattatctTGATCAAGTTCTTGAAGAAACTCTTATTgaataatgatttgaaagagTCAACTGAAAGAATTTCCTCAAACTGATCTTCAGCACCTTGTTCAACATTGGATTTAAACATTTCAGTTTTAACCAATCCATTGTAAAAGTTCAACAAActaattaaatcaacagGAATCTTCAACGTCAAGACCGTGATTAAAATAGCAATCAAAGCAATTTGTGACGATGTGTAATCGTAATAAATGTTTGGATAAAACTGGAACAATTCACCAATATAATTggaaaacaattttattttatgagatgattttttgataatgtttGCAACCTCAAAGTTACTGCTGTTAGAAATCAACAAGTTTGAATACAAATCAATAAAGGCATCAAATGTCGGAGCATTGACGACCCATtctaatgattttaaaatatgTTTCTCCATTTCCACAAACAATTCTTTGTAATAACTGTCAACACAAATTTTTCTCAAATCATTCAATGTAGGAACTTTGAACTTTGAATCCAAGTTCTTACAACTGATCCAAAGACTAGTCAATCCCAACAACTGGTAATGTTGTTTCTTGACAATTCTGGTTGAACAATAACGGTCAATCAAATTGACAGTCAAAGGGAATGTAGATCTAGACAAGCTGAGAATAGTGATAACTTCCATTAAGaaatccaacaacaatggtCTCATAcctaatttgatttctggTTGCTGttcaattaatgataaattaggCAATGTTTTAGCTTCAACTGATAACAAGTGATGCAACATTTCCATTTGATATTCACATACATTATTTGAATGACATCTAAATTCCATTGATTGTAACTTGAAATTACTTGCTTTGATCAGGGATTGCATCATCCTAACTTGATGGAAAGCATCAGGTGAATTAGGAAACATGATTAATAATCAACTATGTGTCTATGTTTGGATTGAtagtttttgatttatttttatttggttgtcaaaaaaaaaggaatatctttttttataaatacTGTTTTAAtggttgtaaaaaaaataatttcaataattaaatGACAATAAAACAAGGAATGACTTTAATAGATTCAACAAAATGTGATTTCTATTAATATGCAAATAAGATTGAGATCTTCAAATGGTGATAAGAATAGTTTTGGAATAATTCttaacaaataaacaagcAGCAGAAATGGAAAAGCAAATAACCAGATGGAAAATGAACTATGCTTGGAATgaataaaagaaaactataaaaaaataagtaAAAGGAAACTAGTTGAGCACCAGATTAGTGTTGATGgaagaaataaatgaatgtCTTTAGTTTGAGTAATGTCTAGTATTGGAACAAACGAATGTAAAGTAAGTTTCCCttcttttaaaatattcaatttcaaaatataaatgtaTTCGAATTCACACGTATCAAACTGGAATCGGATTGAATATTTGGAAACCTATGAAATGAGTGAATGTTAGGGTGAAAGATAATTGTGAGTACTTTTGATATTATTCAAAAGTAGTGATCAGGTGGTTCTTTGGTAGTGATGATAATTGACCTGATATAGTATCTCCAAGTAGGTTGATTGTGAAAGTTTTGGAGGCTAATGATAATAtgcaata from Candida albicans SC5314 chromosome 5, complete sequence encodes the following:
- the CLN3 gene encoding cyclin (G1 cyclin; depletion abolishes budding and causes hyphal growth defects; farnesol regulated, functional in S. cerevisiae; possibly essential (UAU1 method); other biofilm induced; Spider biofilm induced), whose translation is MFPNSPDAFHQVRMMQSSIKASNFKLQSMEFRCHSNNVCEYQMEMLHHLLSVEAKTLPNLSLIEQQPEIKLGMRPLLLDFLMEVITILSLSRSTFPLTVNLIDRYCSTRIVKKQHYQLLGLTSLWISCKNLDSKFKVPTLNDLRKICVDSYYKELFVEMEKHILKSLEWVVNAPTFDAFIDLYSNLLISNSSNFEVANIIKKSSHKIKLFSNYIGELFQFYPNIYYDYTSSQIALIAILITVLTLKIPVDLISLLNFYNGLVKTEMFKSNVEQGAEDQFEEILSVDSFKSLFNKSFFKNLIKIIDNPPSSLKIKYFAENGKYSVLMKQLVTTASNTLKCILDPVPTTPKANSFVKHQQQQHHYHPRPPMSINTSMIPLTPVSNSTSPNRFSPDQIFSENESTPGIAFGTMTPDSQSTSPGEKRSYECIDELEIGTSTIAGYTLKNHDTLKRSKSANYGTLFYLQQ